A genome region from Glycine max cultivar Williams 82 chromosome 5, Glycine_max_v4.0, whole genome shotgun sequence includes the following:
- the LOC102661132 gene encoding 30S ribosomal protein S21, chloroplastic, producing the protein MAVSKMFLSWSWALQRSQSHPVQLPKTSSRSSAVAVTASASASARAIGIDNDVSVKSILYPALSLSNILHFKSTYNVQIVVGEDEPEDRIVNRFKKEVLKAGVLQECRRRRFFENKHDKIKRKAREASRRNRKRKPQSRAWAQNKHGSEKKKKDADDDDIDNWELPHVDIPYT; encoded by the exons ATGGCTGTCTCCAAAATGTTCCTCTCTTGGTCTTGGGCGTTACAACGCTCACAGTCACACCCTGTTCAACTTCCCAAAACCTCGTCACGGTCTTCAGCGGTTGCCGTCACAGCATCAGCATCAGCATCTGCGCGTGCAATTGGAATCGATAACGATGTTTCAGTTAAGAGTATATTATACCCTGCACTCTCCCTTTCCAACATTCTTCACTTCAAGTCAACCTACAACGTGCAGATCGTGGTGGGCGAGGACGAGCCTGAGGACAGAATCGTCAACCGCTTTAAGAAGGAGGTCCTCAAAGCCGGTGTGCTTCAGGAGTGCAGACGCAGAAGGTTCTTTGAGAACAAACACGACAAGATCAAGAGGAAGGCCCGCGAAGCTTCTAGAAGGAACCGAAAGAG GAAGCCACAATCAAGAGCTTGGGCACAGAATAAACACGGTtctgaaaagaagaaaaaggatgctgatgatgatgatattgataattGGGAACTTCCACATGTAGATATTCCATATACTTGA